AGGAACAGTGATAATGCATACACCCAAGCATATTATTGAATATCTAATTCCAAATGAACTGTGAAACTACCTCCAGCACAATGGTCATAGTACTTCATTTGCCAGTTTTACTAGAAAGGAAAAGCTTCCGGCAAAAGTTAAGTACATGACTagattaatttgttaaaaaaaaagaataaaaatattagatgaaAAAATAGTGATGAAACTGTACTAAGGTCAACTTTACCGCATCCAGGCATGCCTGAAGTTGAATAGCTTCATCACTGTCCAGAGAAGATATGCAGCCTAGCCCAGACAACCCACTAGCCAAAGCAATGACGGTATCATTAGTACTGGTATCTCCATCTACCTGTagaaaaacaatgtaaaaaaagaACATAAGAATCAATTACAATCCACAAAATCGGGGCAAAAGCTTGGGAGAAAACATGCATCAGTCCATGTAagaaataaattcattaaatttggAGAATAAATTTTACATACAATACTAGCAGTTTCAATTGTGAAATTATAGCCATTTGTTTTTAGCATTTTAATTTAGGGAAactaatgtaaataaattaactgAATTCTTTATATCCAAAAAAGGTGATAAAAACACATACAGTTATCTGGTTGAAACTTCGGCTTACAGCAACCTGCACCATCTTTCTCCAAACAGCATTGCTTACCCGAGCATCAGTTGTTATTACCTAGAGTAGATATAGTTCAAAGAATTAACTGGATAATCTATATATTCCAAATAAGAAAGAAGCATCAAATTAGGTATACCCCAAGCATGGTAGCCATATTTGGGTGGATCATTCCAGAACCTTTTGCCATTCCGCCAACTCTGATCTTAGTTCCTCCAACCTAACCACCGCACAAAAATAAGCAGAATAAGATTATCGCACATTTTGTCAATCTTCAAATAAGCAAATAGAATTTGAGAATTAACTAGACATGTCTCACGAAATTAATTCCTAAACTGCAAGAGCGGAGGTTTCTGTCTTATAAATTAGAGACTCATAAAATTATAGTGAGCTATCATACATATCAATGTATAAATCTCcaaaaatgtcaaatttttgGTCATTTTCCAATTAGCCCTATAACTTTCAGGCTGCTAACCATATAGATATCCACAACTCATCCAACTAAaacttaaatacttttaatCTATGTCCAAAGTTTTGggaaattaaacaaattaagtGTATTATAGGGACTATAATAATGAGTTAAAAATGTATGTCAAGGGACTAAAATTAGTAGTTTCTAAGCATAGAGACTAAAATTAGTAGTTTCTAAGCATAGAGACTAGAATGTAAAGATTATTTCTGCATATGGATCAAGTgagtaatcaaaatcaaatatgaaCTAGTTGTGTCAATTTAAAACAGGTGAGCAAAAAGGGTAACAAGTAATACCAGAGATTCAATTGCCACACTCTTGCTAACAAGATCTGTCGTGGTTATTGCAACAGCTGCCGAATCTGCCCTGTATGCAAGCTAATAagatttgataataaattattgaatgaaGGAAAATTGGACACAGCAAATTTTGTTCAAAGCTATACACTTTTCAAAGAATAAGAAACTAAAACGGTGAAAGAAGGAAACCAACAAGAAAACTACCTGAATACAAAGGTCATTTAATGATCACTGAAAAAAATGTGAGTTTCTTGACATGATTGTATGTCaactataaaagttaaaaactaaataaatcataaaagcaCAGGAATTACCCCTCAACTGAAGATGACAGTGAATTCACTAGTGTGGGAAGTGAGTTTAAAAGTGCTCCCTGCAAACAAAATGAGAAGTATATAacattgaaaacaaaagaatttaAGTTTGTTGGAATACTTTTCAACTGGCTTGTTGAGAATTTTGTGAATGCTTAGTCCATGTAACATAAAGCAATCTCGCAAAGGATACAATATAAAACCAATATGCAGTCTCTGCATTTACCTTCTTTATTCGTTGACCAATTACACCAGTCGACTCAACCAATACTTCCTCTGGCTTTATTTCCAGCAGCTACAATCAAAGAACATTTGCAGCAAACCGAAAAAACTCCTTGGACAAGGACCAATATAAGAAAAATCAGTTTAACACGGTGAGAGGATGGATACCTTAGCAAGGCTTTCCACGCATTCTATCACATCCTGGTAACCTTCTTTGCCCTGAAGTCATGAAAGGCCTCAaccactattttttatttttaaatttcagaaaaaaagttaaacgaACTAAGTTCATGGAAAAACATTCATGAATTCCCTTACATGACTACAGTTCAGTACACTAATTATTTAATACTATCCACAGgctcacaaaacagaaaaaagtttTGATGACATACCGTAGCTGCATTTGCTTGACCTGCATTAGTCAACACGGCACGAGCCTGGAAAGTTGCAAAACTGGTAAATTGGTAAGCAATCAAGCAAGGTATATTGAGTTGCAAAAGTGTAATAATGCAAACACGTTATGCTACAGGAGTCTTAGCCGAAAGAAGCACAAACACCCATTCCCTAACACAAAAACCCGTTCATACATACAGAAATATAGAATATAAGAAATCTCTGTACTAACTCTATTATATAACTTCTGAAAAATTTGAAGTGCAATGggaagttttaatttataagtgaGACTTTATTTTTGACTACTTTTTTTCTTGTAAGTATTATGGTGAAATTTATGCACTGATAATTATAGACAATGAAACTGCTTATTGAGAAAACAACGTAGCACAAACTAGGAAAAAAAAGGTCTCTTACAGTATTGGAAATATCTAACGTCCTTTGGCAGTACAACACGGGAGCAGCCGCAACCACGTTTGTAGTAAACGATCCTGAAAGAAATTCAATTCGATAACGATCAGTTCACACAAAACGCAAAATCAGCATCTCTCAGAAAACGAACCTGCAGACACAGCATCAACATCGCACGTGACAAGCGCAAGATCGGGCTTTTCTCCTTTGGCACGCAAACCTCCGTATATTCCCGCAGCTTTGAACCCATCCGCAGCAGTAACTCCACCAGGGATCTGAACGAATGCTCAAAATGAAACACTCAGATACGAATAAACAAAACAGAGTCAAATATTTCGACTTCAAGCTACAATGACAAAAACAGTAATATCATAACACTGTGGCGTCTTACAAAAAAAATCCGGTGGTCAGAAAGATACCTGGTTCCAAGGTCCTTCGGGGAGAAAAATTGGAGCGGCCGGTATGTAATTCGCATTGGTAGAAGCAGCATGAATCCTTATATCGCGTGCGGAGGAATTAAACGCCTGAAAAAAAGGTTAATTGAAAAATGAGTTTTCTCAGCAAGTCTAGGAAATCGAATGTACATTGAAGATCATCGACGGAACGAGCATCGATGATCAGAAGAACGAGAGATATAGAGCGAGTGAAGAGTGACCTTCGTGTTCGGGGAAGATGCGAAGTGAAAGTGCAGGAAAAGGTGCTGAGGAATGCAGGAATACATTTTTGTGTGGTGTAacgttttagggttttaggggtTTGATTTTGAGGAGAAACTATGTAGCTAAATGCTCAGAGTTTGGGGATGGCAGAGGATCTCCACTATAGCGATTAAAACAAATTTCAGAACCGGAATCTTGTAAAAGTACTTCTAATCAACACATGTTAAGTGATACGAAgagaattttgaaattaaaataatagttttcagtttaaatataaaagtatgaaataaaaattagggttaaatatcattttagtcctccaactatcaagttattttgattttcgtccctctttcaaactttttGATACACTTTGGTCCCTCACCTTAaagaaactataatttttcgtcctccaaaactaacacccgttaaatttaatctaatgtGGCTAACACTTTGCCtaatcacttttcttttttgtctgaAACGTGGCGATCTGTTCAAACCGTGAAACTTCTATCTCTTATTCATCTCCATCGTCCTCTTCAATGGCTTCAATGTCGTTAATAATGTCGGTAACGATGCCACCACCTTTCTACGAATCACGATTCCagaaaagagaggagaaaaaggTTTTCTCCTAGCAGCGTGACCTTCTGCCATGGCGGAAGATGTGACACCCGGAAACTGACGAGGGCgaggagtgatcgtcggtgcaagaggcatggacaaggagcggctcctggcaggcttccagtggaaggggtacatggacgaatcgaacatacaccggaatgagagggatctagagactgtataggtatgagactatacggttgaaggataacttaaaggaattgatttagctactcatatcaacaaatgcatttgcttttcggtagcctaactcataagaactccattccgggaagttttctcggaaagtgtgtgagtgaggacaaagcacactggaaagcctcgtgttgatgtgtggggacagTCAGTAGTCCCTGGCTCTTCACTCAGTACCACCCACGAGGTCAAGGTTCCAAATGTTCGTCACCATCAAAACCATAATTGCAAAGAAacctttttttaacaattccccaccccctcttggtgtataaagaagcctacctgttttccaataGGTTGCCTCCCatgtagcgcttgtttaacgtcacgagcctaacccaaacctttttagcacttgtcagtaagtgcaaatcttaCCATCACCCATAATAAGTGttccttcctggtatccttcaatagatagtatccatcagtagatgttggtATTATTGGTAAAGCTCAAATACCCATCAGTAGGTATTGCCCTTCTCCTTTcttgatattattttctttttcttcttcctgctaaATTTCTTTCGAAAGTTAAGAACACCatgcacctgtttccatgtttcaatcataagaactttgatctccaatttcttgaagatttccatatagcacataaatttcttttctttcctatgatattccTTTTGACGAGGGagaggtttttcatatgatcttttcttc
This genomic interval from Vigna radiata var. radiata cultivar VC1973A chromosome 8, Vradiata_ver6, whole genome shotgun sequence contains the following:
- the LOC106771122 gene encoding arginine biosynthesis bifunctional protein ArgJ, chloroplastic; this translates as MYSCIPQHLFLHFHFASSPNTKAFNSSARDIRIHAASTNANYIPAAPIFLPEGPWNQIPGGVTAADGFKAAGIYGGLRAKGEKPDLALVTCDVDAVSAGSFTTNVVAAAPVLYCQRTLDISNTARAVLTNAGQANAATGKEGYQDVIECVESLAKLLEIKPEEVLVESTGVIGQRIKKGALLNSLPTLVNSLSSSVEGADSAAVAITTTDLVSKSVAIESLVGGTKIRVGGMAKGSGMIHPNMATMLGVITTDARVSNAVWRKMVQVAVSRSFNQITVDGDTSTNDTVIALASGLSGLGCISSLDSDEAIQLQACLDAVMQGLAKSIAWDGEGATCLIEVSVTGANSEADAAKVARSVASSSLVKAAIYGRDPNWGRIAAAAGYSGVSFHQDLLRVELGDIVLMEGGEPQLFDRHAASSYLRKAGEAHDTVRIQISVGNGPGRGQAWGCDLSYDYVKINAEYTT